The Sphingomonas sp. KR3-1 genome contains a region encoding:
- a CDS encoding DUF2252 family protein, which produces MLAPTDPADRLQQLEACRLRKMARSAHAFVRGSTAQFYKWLALADIARDIPKGPPVWICGDCHVGNLGPVANAEGAVDIQIRDLDQTVIGNPAHDLIRLALSLASAARGSDLPGVATARIVEAMIDGYVRALDQRSELDESLQPELVRAARKRALGRRWRHLARERIADTRPHIPLGKRFWALSADERQAIESVFAQGDIAALLARGEDAARGVRLLDAAYWVKGCSSLGAGRYAALVAIEGAKGREATALVDFKQAVPALAPVARGARMPRDPAERVVAGASALSPFLGERMAAVRLLGKPFVLRELRPQDLKIEIDQFTRPEALRAAHYLAFVLGRAHAAQMDDSARKQWAGELRDASFGSLDAPPWLWRSVVKLMGRHEAAYLEHCRLYAVTAR; this is translated from the coding sequence ATGCTCGCACCCACCGATCCCGCGGATCGATTGCAACAACTCGAAGCATGCCGGCTGCGCAAGATGGCGCGGTCGGCACATGCCTTTGTTCGCGGCAGCACCGCGCAATTCTACAAATGGCTGGCACTCGCCGATATCGCGCGCGACATTCCCAAGGGGCCGCCGGTGTGGATTTGCGGGGATTGCCATGTCGGCAATCTCGGCCCGGTTGCCAACGCCGAGGGCGCGGTCGACATCCAGATCCGCGACCTCGACCAGACCGTGATCGGCAATCCCGCGCACGACCTCATCCGGCTGGCGCTGTCGCTCGCCTCGGCCGCGCGCGGTTCCGACCTGCCCGGCGTGGCGACGGCGCGGATCGTCGAGGCGATGATCGACGGCTATGTCCGCGCGCTCGACCAGCGCAGCGAACTCGATGAATCGCTCCAGCCCGAATTGGTGCGCGCGGCCCGCAAGCGCGCGCTCGGCCGGCGCTGGCGCCATCTCGCCCGTGAACGCATCGCGGACACACGCCCGCATATTCCGCTCGGCAAGCGCTTCTGGGCGTTGAGCGCCGACGAGCGCCAGGCGATCGAGTCCGTCTTCGCGCAAGGCGACATCGCCGCGCTGCTGGCGCGCGGGGAGGATGCTGCCAGGGGCGTGCGGCTGCTCGATGCAGCCTATTGGGTCAAGGGCTGCAGCTCGCTCGGTGCCGGGCGTTACGCGGCGCTGGTCGCGATCGAAGGCGCCAAGGGCAGGGAAGCGACCGCACTCGTCGATTTCAAGCAAGCGGTGCCTGCGCTCGCCCCGGTGGCCCGCGGGGCGCGCATGCCGCGCGATCCGGCCGAGCGCGTCGTCGCCGGCGCATCGGCGCTCTCGCCGTTCCTGGGCGAGCGGATGGCCGCGGTGCGCCTGCTCGGCAAACCCTTCGTCCTGCGCGAGCTGCGCCCGCAGGACCTCAAGATCGAGATCGACCAGTTCACCCGGCCCGAAGCGCTCCGCGCCGCGCACTATCTGGCCTTCGTGCTGGGCCGTGCCCATGCCGCGCAGATGGACGATTCCGCCCGGAAGCAATGGGCCGGCGAGCTGCGCGACGCCTCGTTCGGCAGCCTCGACGCGCCGCCCTGGCTGTGGCGCAGCGTCGTCAAGCTGATGGGCCGCCACGAAGCCGCCTATCTCGAACATTGCCGGCTCTATGCCGTCACCGCACGCTGA
- a CDS encoding plasmid stabilization protein, translating into MPQGDKGKYTDRQKRKAEHIEQGYEDRGTPRKEAERRAWATVNKESGGGKKSGSGRGKAESHASARKGGQKGGSSQSAADRSAAAKKGWETRRRRGTA; encoded by the coding sequence ATGCCCCAGGGTGACAAAGGCAAATATACCGACAGGCAGAAGCGCAAGGCCGAGCATATCGAGCAAGGCTATGAGGATCGCGGCACGCCCAGGAAAGAAGCGGAGCGCCGTGCCTGGGCGACGGTGAACAAGGAGTCCGGCGGCGGCAAGAAATCGGGCTCCGGCCGCGGCAAGGCGGAGAGCCATGCGAGCGCTCGCAAGGGCGGGCAGAAGGGTGGCTCCAGCCAGAGCGCCGCGGATCGCTCCGCTGCCGCCAAGAAGGGGTGGGAGACCCGGCGCCGGCGAGGCACTGCATGA
- a CDS encoding TIR domain-containing protein, with protein MSENDAATRRFRAFISYSHADAAAARRLHRALEQYRVPRRLVGQATPQGPVPRRLAPIFRDREELAAAADLGAHIRDALAASDALVVLCSPTARVSPWVEREVALFRAQSPDRPVLAALLDGEPAQAFPDSMRVDRGAVCEPIAADFRPRGDGPRLARLKLIAGLTGLDLDALIQRDAQRRLRRVMAVTLAASIAALGMAALLVIAVQARAEAERQHAKAEGLVEFMLTDLRRELKKVGRLDVMEAANRRAIAYYGDATALAALPDDSLERRARLMHALGEDAQTSGDQARALIWFRDADAATRTALARRPRDPKAILAQAQSDYWIGSVYRARKEWPQAEIQYRRYAAGAARLIALDPANPDYMMEMGWSAQDLGVVAQGRRDPAAEPLLRAGVAWISRAGQKRPGDFEIQSALANAYADLADSYYERRLWRQALAIRWRQYRIDQQIVDADPSDAGKIYTLATAERSVGRVSLRAGDAATAATMTRSAYARSQWLVAHDPKNSEWSAFDTRVACDLLDIAPAAQGPTLTELRRRIAAAVARFRSQGNPVLADIPLCVQRVAAAPAAE; from the coding sequence ATGTCGGAGAACGATGCCGCGACGCGCCGCTTTCGCGCGTTCATCAGCTATAGCCATGCCGATGCCGCGGCCGCGCGCCGCCTGCATCGCGCGCTCGAGCAATATCGGGTGCCGAGGCGCCTGGTCGGCCAGGCGACGCCGCAGGGCCCGGTGCCGCGCCGGCTCGCGCCGATCTTCCGCGACCGCGAGGAACTGGCCGCCGCCGCCGATCTGGGCGCGCATATCCGCGACGCGCTGGCCGCTTCGGACGCGCTGGTGGTGCTGTGCTCGCCCACGGCACGCGTCTCGCCCTGGGTGGAGCGCGAGGTCGCATTGTTCCGCGCGCAATCGCCCGATCGCCCCGTGCTCGCGGCGCTGCTCGACGGCGAGCCGGCCCAGGCCTTTCCCGATTCGATGCGAGTCGATCGCGGCGCGGTCTGCGAGCCGATCGCCGCCGATTTCCGGCCCCGCGGCGACGGACCGCGTCTCGCCCGGCTGAAGCTGATCGCCGGGCTGACCGGGCTCGACCTCGATGCGCTGATCCAGCGCGACGCCCAGCGCCGGCTTCGCCGCGTGATGGCCGTCACGCTCGCCGCGTCGATCGCCGCGCTAGGGATGGCGGCGCTGCTCGTCATCGCCGTCCAGGCGCGAGCGGAAGCGGAACGGCAACACGCCAAGGCGGAAGGACTAGTCGAATTCATGCTGACCGACCTGCGCAGGGAATTGAAGAAGGTCGGCCGGCTCGACGTGATGGAGGCAGCCAATCGCCGCGCCATCGCCTATTATGGCGATGCGACCGCGCTCGCGGCGCTGCCGGACGACAGCCTCGAGCGGCGCGCCCGCCTGATGCACGCGCTAGGGGAGGACGCCCAGACCAGCGGCGACCAGGCCCGCGCGCTGATCTGGTTCCGCGACGCCGACGCCGCGACCCGCACCGCGCTGGCACGGCGCCCGCGCGATCCCAAGGCGATCCTCGCGCAAGCCCAGAGCGACTATTGGATCGGCAGCGTCTACCGGGCGCGCAAGGAATGGCCGCAGGCAGAGATCCAGTATCGCCGCTATGCCGCCGGTGCCGCGCGGCTGATCGCCCTCGATCCAGCCAACCCCGACTACATGATGGAGATGGGGTGGAGCGCCCAGGACCTCGGCGTCGTCGCCCAGGGTCGGCGCGATCCCGCCGCCGAGCCGCTGCTTCGCGCGGGCGTGGCCTGGATCAGCCGAGCCGGACAAAAGCGGCCGGGGGATTTCGAGATACAGAGCGCGTTGGCGAACGCCTATGCCGACCTTGCCGACAGCTATTATGAGCGCCGGCTATGGCGACAGGCGCTCGCCATCCGGTGGCGCCAATATCGCATCGACCAGCAGATCGTCGATGCCGATCCCAGCGACGCCGGGAAGATCTACACGCTCGCCACCGCCGAACGATCGGTCGGCAGGGTCTCGCTACGGGCAGGGGACGCCGCCACCGCCGCGACGATGACGCGCAGCGCCTATGCCCGCTCGCAATGGCTGGTCGCGCATGATCCGAAGAATTCCGAATGGAGCGCATTCGACACAAGGGTTGCGTGCGACCTGCTCGACATCGCGCCCGCCGCCCAAGGCCCGACCCTGACAGAACTGCGGCGGCGCATCGCCGCGGCGGTCGCTCGCTTCAGAAGCCAGGGCAACCCGGTCCTGGCCGATATTCCGTTGTGCGTACAGCGCGTGGCAGCCGCGCCCGCTGCCGAATGA
- a CDS encoding tetratricopeptide repeat-containing protein — translation MTIASLTRISALARLGAIDRAWQLFETEGHAARQDDPAALALKGRLLKDRAWHAQGSERLALLAQAEQAYAAADALAPAPYLLINVAALATLAGAPDRGAAIAGDVLARLAHDVAETPYYIAATKAEALLLRGDRDGAEQALAHAARLLPAGWEERAGTLRQFARILDTTGQDSGWLGRFRAPASLHYAGHLGIAPPGADSLRAEIARVIAERRVGFAFGALAAGADLLAAEAALAAGAALHIVLPCPPDAFARQSVAPYGAEWMPRYQACLAAAASLRIVANTARCFDPLPTALAAEVAMGAALLHADRLAADALQLVVIDEGPAPFGSGAGTARDAAVWPRRPDTDQVVLRWPRDAAVPPSAGKVETPEHRALMALVLVAPGCEITSDDALDDWIDQVRARLDPGPAQHVQAHGNALLLGFGDIAEAARFALAVAERTSGQRPTRVAGTYGLVRDVAGALAGSAVATAEAVAAICPPWTATVDDVFADALTLHAGQISSIPLGDYGGASGPSLPLFALVTGSR, via the coding sequence ATGACCATTGCCTCGCTCACGAGAATTTCCGCCCTTGCCAGGCTCGGTGCCATCGACCGAGCCTGGCAATTGTTCGAAACCGAAGGTCATGCCGCGCGGCAGGACGACCCAGCTGCGCTCGCGCTCAAAGGGCGGCTGCTCAAGGATCGGGCGTGGCACGCGCAAGGCTCCGAGCGGCTCGCGCTGCTGGCGCAGGCGGAGCAGGCCTATGCCGCGGCGGACGCGCTGGCGCCGGCGCCTTATCTGCTGATCAACGTCGCAGCGTTGGCGACGCTTGCCGGCGCCCCCGATCGCGGTGCCGCGATCGCTGGCGACGTGCTGGCGCGGCTGGCGCATGACGTCGCCGAAACGCCCTATTATATCGCCGCGACCAAGGCCGAGGCGCTGCTGCTGCGCGGCGATCGCGACGGCGCCGAACAGGCGCTGGCGCACGCCGCGCGCCTGCTGCCCGCCGGGTGGGAGGAACGCGCCGGCACCCTGCGCCAGTTCGCGCGGATCCTCGATACCACCGGCCAGGACAGTGGCTGGCTCGGCCGGTTTCGCGCGCCTGCCAGCCTGCATTATGCCGGCCATCTCGGCATCGCCCCGCCCGGCGCCGATAGCCTGCGCGCCGAGATCGCGCGGGTCATCGCCGAGCGCCGAGTCGGATTCGCGTTCGGCGCGCTCGCCGCAGGTGCCGACCTGCTGGCCGCCGAAGCCGCGCTGGCGGCCGGCGCGGCGCTGCATATCGTCCTGCCCTGCCCGCCCGATGCCTTCGCCCGGCAATCGGTGGCGCCCTATGGCGCGGAGTGGATGCCGCGCTACCAGGCCTGCCTGGCCGCCGCGGCGAGCCTGCGGATCGTGGCGAACACCGCACGTTGCTTCGACCCGCTGCCGACGGCGCTGGCCGCCGAAGTTGCGATGGGTGCCGCACTGCTCCACGCCGATCGCCTGGCCGCAGACGCGCTCCAGCTGGTGGTGATCGACGAGGGACCCGCCCCGTTCGGCAGCGGCGCCGGCACCGCGCGCGACGCGGCGGTCTGGCCGCGACGCCCCGACACCGACCAGGTCGTGCTGCGCTGGCCGCGCGACGCCGCGGTGCCGCCCTCCGCCGGCAAGGTCGAGACGCCGGAGCACCGCGCGCTGATGGCGCTGGTGCTGGTCGCGCCGGGCTGCGAGATCACCAGCGACGATGCGCTGGACGACTGGATCGACCAGGTCCGCGCCCGGCTGGACCCTGGCCCCGCGCAGCACGTGCAGGCGCATGGCAACGCCCTGCTGCTCGGCTTCGGCGACATTGCCGAGGCGGCGCGCTTTGCCCTAGCCGTCGCCGAGCGCACGTCCGGCCAGCGGCCGACCCGCGTTGCCGGCACCTATGGCCTGGTCCGCGACGTTGCGGGAGCGCTGGCCGGGTCGGCCGTGGCGACCGCGGAAGCCGTGGCCGCGATCTGCCCGCCCTGGACTGCGACGGTGGACGACGTGTTCGCGGACGCGCTGACGCTGCACGCGGGCCAGATATCGAGCATCCCGCTCGGCGACTATGGCGGCGCGTCCGGCCCTTCGCTGCCGCTTTTCGCACTGGTCACCGGTTCGCGCTAA
- a CDS encoding Crp/Fnr family transcriptional regulator: MPESDRTSAAPDSRHMAVVVAAFRCDAGTASDIAARLAIVRRSPRQVVLAVGETGSDAWLILIGEAHAVLYSAAGHLVLLHRLLPGDLFGEPIGLPAAAEGVQVVAVGPVEAGRFRAIDFLMLMERHHCVAQAVVRTLSGRLDETTRRMIAGATLSAAGRVHGELLRLARLADGRCIRPAPVLSELALAVQSTRETVSRAINALERSGIITRSAEALEIVAPHRLEELVY, translated from the coding sequence ATGCCCGAAAGCGATCGCACCTCCGCCGCGCCCGACAGCCGCCACATGGCGGTGGTGGTGGCGGCGTTTCGCTGCGATGCCGGAACGGCGAGCGACATTGCCGCACGGCTGGCGATCGTCCGTCGCAGCCCGCGCCAGGTCGTGCTGGCGGTCGGCGAGACCGGCAGCGACGCCTGGCTGATACTCATCGGCGAGGCGCATGCCGTGCTCTATTCGGCGGCCGGGCATCTCGTGCTGCTGCATCGGCTGCTGCCGGGCGATCTGTTCGGCGAGCCGATCGGCCTGCCCGCCGCCGCCGAGGGCGTGCAGGTCGTCGCGGTCGGCCCGGTCGAGGCCGGACGCTTTCGCGCGATCGATTTCCTGATGCTGATGGAACGCCACCACTGCGTGGCGCAGGCCGTGGTGCGCACGCTGTCCGGGCGGCTCGACGAGACGACGCGGCGGATGATCGCTGGGGCGACGCTGTCTGCAGCGGGCCGCGTGCATGGCGAGTTGCTGCGCCTGGCGCGGCTGGCCGATGGGCGCTGCATCCGCCCGGCGCCGGTGCTCTCCGAACTGGCGCTGGCGGTGCAATCGACCCGCGAGACCGTGTCGCGGGCGATCAACGCGCTCGAGCGATCGGGCATCATCACGCGCTCGGCGGAGGCGCTCGAGATCGTCGCGCCGCACCGGCTGGAAGAGTTGGTCTATTAG
- a CDS encoding XRE family transcriptional regulator, with protein sequence MATRLKPEHPTLGTLLKALRARNGWTLKEMSLKSGIPVSTLSKVEHDRLTLTYDKLLQLSQRLNIRMSELFAETDSAPETQVTARRSIGDLDRAVRVNTANYDYYYLCTELRRKRMIPVITKVRAKTAEEFGDLVHHSGEEYIFVVSGRIVVHTEFYDPVPLEAGESIYIDSNMGHGYVTGDGCDEAVILGVCSSAEDGLMDSLLNLHG encoded by the coding sequence ATGGCGACGCGGCTGAAGCCCGAGCATCCGACGCTGGGCACGCTGCTCAAGGCGCTGCGCGCCCGGAACGGCTGGACGCTCAAGGAGATGAGCCTGAAGAGCGGCATCCCGGTGTCGACTCTGTCCAAGGTCGAGCATGACCGGCTGACGCTGACCTATGACAAGCTGCTGCAGCTCAGCCAGCGGCTCAACATCCGCATGTCCGAGCTGTTCGCCGAGACCGATTCGGCGCCGGAGACGCAGGTGACCGCGCGGCGCAGCATCGGCGATCTCGATCGCGCGGTGCGGGTGAACACCGCGAACTACGACTATTATTATCTCTGCACCGAGCTGCGCCGGAAGCGGATGATCCCGGTGATCACCAAGGTGCGCGCCAAGACGGCCGAGGAGTTCGGCGACCTCGTCCACCATTCGGGCGAGGAATATATCTTCGTCGTCAGCGGGCGGATCGTCGTCCACACCGAATTCTACGATCCCGTGCCGCTCGAAGCGGGCGAATCGATCTACATCGATTCGAACATGGGGCACGGCTATGTGACCGGCGACGGGTGCGACGAGGCGGTGATCCTGGGCGTCTGCTCCAGCGCCGAGGACGGGCTGATGGATTCGCTGCTCAACCTGCACGGGTAG
- a CDS encoding serine hydrolase domain-containing protein — MWKRSLAALTAGLLGLAIGVPSFSQAPAPLTPVPQAHPAAAPASGQVAADLTKADADAWLDGYMPYALARGDVAGAVVVIVKDGQVVTERGFGYSDVAKRKPVDPATTLFRPGSTSKLYTWTAVMQLVEAGKLNLDADVNQYLDFKIPPYQGKPITLRNIMTHTAGFEEIIKGLLTFDKPVPSLGDVLKHRIPARIYAPGSTPAYSNYATALAGYIVERVSGMPFDDYIEKNIFARLGMQYASFRQPLPDRLKPFMSQGYELGSGPAKGYEQIGMAPAGASAISGGDMAKFMIAHLNDGGPLLKPETAKLMHAPQPSAIPAINTMALGFYEQRINGHRAIAHGGDTVYFHSDLWIFPEEKIGLYISMNSSGKDGVTRVLRGSLFDAFADRYLPDPNQAPPKELPTAKEHAKLLVGSWTNSRRIDSTFAKIINLLGDTKVSLDADGRPVIPALTSPGGAPRKLIEVAPFVWQDAYGHERLAAQVIDGKVARWSFGEVSPFMIWYRTPASLDSAWLVPALLFGVGMVLLTALSWPVGWIARRRYGAQLALQGEARRTYRVLRGFAWLVLAVLALWGVVITGLEDFESHGKTDWLILLVQFVGTLAFFGMFGLSIWNAWLTWRDKRGWFAKAWSLLLVLGVFFILWVALAFNLVSFGTEF, encoded by the coding sequence ATGTGGAAACGTTCGCTCGCGGCGCTCACGGCAGGATTGCTGGGGCTCGCGATAGGGGTGCCGAGCTTCAGCCAGGCGCCCGCACCGCTCACGCCGGTACCGCAGGCCCATCCGGCCGCCGCGCCGGCGAGCGGCCAGGTCGCGGCCGATCTCACCAAGGCGGATGCCGACGCCTGGCTCGACGGCTACATGCCCTATGCGCTCGCCCGCGGCGATGTCGCCGGCGCAGTGGTGGTGATCGTCAAGGACGGCCAGGTCGTCACTGAGCGTGGCTTCGGCTATTCGGACGTGGCAAAGCGCAAGCCGGTCGATCCGGCAACTACGCTGTTCCGCCCCGGCTCGACGTCGAAGCTCTATACCTGGACCGCGGTGATGCAGCTGGTCGAGGCCGGCAAGCTGAACCTCGACGCCGACGTCAACCAGTATCTCGATTTCAAGATCCCGCCCTATCAGGGCAAACCGATCACGCTGCGCAACATCATGACGCACACGGCGGGCTTCGAGGAGATCATCAAGGGCCTGCTGACCTTCGACAAGCCGGTGCCCAGCCTGGGCGACGTGCTCAAGCACCGGATCCCCGCGCGGATCTATGCGCCGGGCAGCACCCCGGCCTATTCGAACTACGCCACCGCGCTGGCCGGCTATATCGTCGAGCGCGTCTCGGGCATGCCGTTCGACGACTATATCGAGAAGAACATCTTTGCCCGGCTCGGCATGCAATATGCCAGCTTCCGCCAGCCGCTGCCCGATCGCCTCAAGCCGTTCATGTCGCAGGGCTATGAGCTGGGTTCCGGCCCGGCCAAGGGCTATGAGCAGATCGGCATGGCCCCCGCCGGCGCCTCCGCGATCAGCGGCGGCGACATGGCGAAGTTCATGATCGCGCATCTCAACGACGGCGGCCCGCTGCTCAAGCCCGAGACAGCGAAGCTGATGCACGCGCCGCAGCCGAGCGCGATCCCGGCGATCAACACGATGGCGCTCGGCTTCTACGAGCAGCGCATCAACGGCCATCGCGCGATCGCGCATGGCGGCGACACGGTCTATTTCCACAGCGACCTGTGGATCTTCCCGGAAGAGAAGATCGGCCTCTACATCTCGATGAACAGCAGCGGCAAGGACGGGGTCACCCGCGTGCTGCGCGGCTCGCTGTTCGACGCGTTCGCCGATCGCTACCTGCCCGATCCGAACCAGGCGCCGCCCAAGGAGCTGCCGACCGCCAAGGAGCATGCCAAGCTGCTCGTCGGCAGCTGGACCAACAGCCGCCGGATCGACTCGACCTTCGCCAAGATCATCAACCTGCTCGGCGATACCAAGGTGAGCCTCGACGCCGATGGCCGCCCGGTGATCCCGGCGCTGACCAGCCCCGGCGGCGCCCCGCGCAAGCTGATCGAAGTCGCGCCCTTCGTCTGGCAGGATGCCTATGGCCATGAGCGGCTCGCCGCGCAGGTGATCGACGGCAAGGTCGCGCGCTGGAGCTTCGGCGAAGTCTCGCCCTTCATGATCTGGTACCGCACGCCCGCGTCGCTCGACTCGGCGTGGCTGGTCCCGGCGCTGCTGTTCGGCGTGGGCATGGTGTTGCTGACGGCGCTGTCCTGGCCGGTCGGCTGGATCGCACGGCGCCGCTACGGCGCGCAGCTTGCCCTGCAGGGCGAGGCGCGGCGGACCTACCGCGTGCTGCGCGGCTTCGCCTGGCTAGTGCTGGCGGTGCTGGCGCTGTGGGGCGTCGTCATCACCGGGCTCGAGGATTTCGAGAGCCATGGCAAGACCGACTGGCTGATCCTGCTCGTCCAGTTCGTCGGCACGCTCGCCTTTTTCGGGATGTTCGGCCTGTCGATCTGGAACGCCTGGCTGACCTGGCGCGACAAGCGCGGCTGGTTCGCCAAGGCGTGGAGCCTGCTGCTCGTCCTCGGGGTGTTCTTCATCCTGTGGGTGGCGCTGGCCTTCAACCTGGTCTCGTTCGGGACCGAGTTCTGA
- a CDS encoding dipeptide epimerase encodes MVMRRSLDIAVERLPFAKPFRISGHVFTESPVVVVTLRDGLHTGRGEASGVYYLGDDDAAMTAALATVADGLRGGMNRAELHQALPPGGARNAADCALWELDAKREGVPVWKLAGLPEPRPLLTTFTLGADDPAVMAEGARGYANARALKLKLTGDLDLDIARVRAVRAERPECWIGVDANQGFEIGELEPLIAALVDCGIALLEQPLARGREADLDGFKSPIPIAADESALTLADVDGLVGRFDTVNIKLDKCGGLTEAIAIARRARTLGLDVMVGNMVGSSWAMAPAWLLGQLCDVVDLDGPTFLATDRVPGIVYRDGMIDCPEAVWGQRALSATPAT; translated from the coding sequence ATGGTGATGCGCCGTTCGCTCGACATCGCCGTGGAACGGCTTCCGTTTGCGAAGCCGTTCCGCATCTCCGGCCATGTCTTCACCGAGTCTCCGGTGGTGGTCGTCACGCTGCGTGACGGCCTCCACACGGGGCGCGGCGAGGCGAGCGGCGTCTATTATCTGGGCGACGACGACGCGGCGATGACCGCGGCGCTGGCGACGGTCGCCGACGGGCTGCGCGGAGGGATGAACCGAGCGGAGCTGCACCAGGCGCTCCCGCCCGGCGGCGCGCGCAACGCGGCGGACTGCGCGCTGTGGGAGCTCGATGCCAAGCGCGAGGGCGTGCCGGTGTGGAAGCTCGCGGGGCTCCCCGAGCCCAGGCCGCTGCTGACAACCTTTACCTTGGGTGCCGACGATCCCGCCGTGATGGCCGAGGGCGCGCGCGGCTACGCCAATGCACGCGCGCTCAAACTGAAGCTCACCGGCGATCTCGACCTCGACATCGCCCGGGTGCGCGCGGTCCGCGCCGAGCGGCCGGAATGCTGGATCGGCGTCGACGCCAATCAGGGGTTCGAGATCGGGGAGCTCGAGCCGCTGATCGCCGCGCTGGTCGATTGCGGCATCGCGCTGCTCGAGCAGCCGCTGGCGCGCGGGCGCGAGGCGGATCTCGATGGGTTCAAGTCGCCGATCCCGATCGCCGCCGACGAGAGCGCGCTGACGCTCGCAGATGTCGACGGACTGGTCGGTCGGTTCGACACCGTCAACATCAAGCTCGACAAATGCGGCGGGCTTACCGAGGCGATCGCCATCGCGCGGCGGGCGCGCACGCTTGGGCTCGACGTGATGGTCGGCAATATGGTCGGATCGAGCTGGGCGATGGCGCCGGCCTGGCTGCTCGGCCAGCTCTGCGACGTGGTCGATCTCGACGGCCCGACCTTCCTCGCCACCGACCGGGTGCCGGGCATCGTCTACCGCGACGGCATGATCGATTGCCCCGAGGCAGTCTGGGGTCAGCGTGCCCTTTCGGCCACGCCTGCAACTTAA